A single genomic interval of Apteryx mantelli isolate bAptMan1 chromosome 19, bAptMan1.hap1, whole genome shotgun sequence harbors:
- the TK1 gene encoding thymidine kinase, cytosolic, producing the protein MNCLTVPGVHPGSPSRPRGQIQVIFGPMFSGKSTELMRRVRRFQLAQYQCLLVKYAKDTRYCTSGVSTHDRNTMEALPACLLKDVYQEALSSAVIGIDEGQFFPDIVEFCEMMANAGKTVIVAALDGTFQRKAFGSILNLVPLAESVVKLNAVCMECYREASYTKRLGAEREVEVIGGADKYHSVCRACYFRKRPHQPGSENKENMPMGAKQLDMAASRKIFASCLLDSNTGTK; encoded by the exons ATGAACTGCCTGACGGTGCCCGGCGTCCACCCCGGCTCGCCCAGCCGCCCGCGCGGGCAGATCCAG GTGATCTTCGGACCCATGTTCTCTGGAAAGAG CACGGAGCTCATGCGGCGAGTACGGCGGTTCCAGCTCGCTCAGTACCAGTGCCTGCTGGTGAAGTATGCCAAGGACACACGCTACTGCACCTCCGGAGTCTCCACGCATGACAG GAATACCATGGAGGCGCTCCCTGCCTGTCTCCTCAAGGACGTGTACCAGGAGGCACTGAGCTCGGCAGTCATCGGCATTGACGAGGGCCAGTTT TTCCCAGACATCGTGGAGTTCTGTGAGATGATGGCCAATGCTGGGAAGACTGTCATTGTTGCTGCTCTTGATGGGACCTTCCAGAGAAAg GCTTTTGGAAGCATCCTGAACCTGGTCCCACTGGCAGAGAGTGTGGTGAAGCTAAATGCTGTGTGCATGGAGTGTTACCGAGAAGCCTCCTATACAAAAAGgctgggagcagagagggag GTTGAAGTGATTGGAGGAGCAGACAAGTATCATTCTGTCTGCCGTGCCTGCTACTTCCGGAAGAGGCCTCACCAACCTGGGTCAGAAAACAAGGAGAACATGCCCATGGGAGCAAAGCAGTTGGACATGGCTGCCTCCCGGAAGATCTTTGCTTCTTGTCTGCTGGACTCCAACACAGGAACAAAATGA
- the AFMID gene encoding kynurenine formamidase isoform X3: MGRWQDMSGEELEEQYSPSRWSPRLDRDAVVEAHVEAVTAGTQMARAATQTLLHVPYGDGDGEKLDVYLPTDPSGTFPVLIYIHGGYWQCLSKDVSGFAAPALVSQGIAVVAVGYNIAPKGAVLVSGVYDLEPILHIYVNDALNMSREVAQRNSPMLCVTGAVPAAGACEVLVAVAQHDSPEFRRQSREYCQALRSAGWTVSLLDLAGVDHFDIIERLSQDSYILTEVILNMISRA; the protein is encoded by the exons ATGGGGAGGTGGCAGGACATGTCCGGGGAG gagctggaggagcagTACTCCCCCAGCCGCTGGTCCCCCCGTCTCGACCGGGACGCCGTGGTTGAGGCCCACGTGGAGGCGGTGACGGCAG GAACCCAGATGGCCCGGGCCGCCACGCAGACCCTGCTGCATGTCCCCTATGGGGACGGCGATGGGGAGAAGCTTGACGTTTATTTGCCCACGGACCCTTCTGGAA CTTTCCCAGTCCTTATCTACATCCACGGTGGATACTGGCAGTGCTTAAG TAAGGATGTCTCGGGTTTCGCAGCCCCCGCGCTGGTGTCACAGGGCATCGCGGTAGTGGCCGTGGGTTACAACATAGCTCCCAAAG GAGCTGTTCTGGTGAGTGGCGTGTATGACCTGGAGCCCATTCTGCACATCTACGTGAACGATGCGCTGAACATGAGCCG GGAGGTCGCCCAGAGGAACAGCCCCATGCTGTGTGTCACCGGAGCGGTGCCTGCGGCTGGGGCCTGCGAAGTGCTTGTGGCCGTGGCGCAGCACGACTCCCCGGAGTTCCGCCGGCAGTCCCGGGAGTACTGCCAG GCTCTGCGTTCGGCTGGCTGGACCGTCTCGCTCTTGGACCTTGCTGGTGTGGATCACTTTGACATCATTGAGAGGTTATCACAGGACAGCTATATCCTGACTGAG GTGATTCTGAACATGATTTCAAGAGCTTGA
- the SYNGR2 gene encoding synaptogyrin-2 — translation MEGGGGGGGGGAYGAAKAGGAFDLGRFVQQPQVLARIASAVFSLIVFCCLIGEGYTNTSASPELFCIFNRNEDACRYGIGIGVLAFLACLFFFMVDVYFPQISNATDRKYLVLADLGFSGLWTFLWFIGFCFLTNQWAGTLATDVHVGADSARAAITFSFFSIFSWGLLIAFAYKRYKMGVEDFAHNYVDPTPEVSTPYSSYPNVSHDSYQQPPFTHTADTSEGYQPPPVY, via the exons atggagggcggcggcggcggcggcggcggcggcgcgtacGGGGCGGCCAAGGCCGGCGGCGCCTTCGACCTGGGGCGCTTCGTGCAGCAGCCGCAGGTCCTGGCGCGGATCGCCAGCGCG GTCTTCTCCCTCATCGTGTTCTGCTGCCTCATCGGGGAGGGCTACACCAACACGTCCGCCTCGCCTGAGCTCTTCTGCATCTTCAACCGCAACGAGGACGCCTGCCGCTACGGCATCGGCATCGGCgtcctcgccttcctggcctgccTCTTCTTCTTCATGGTGGACGTCTACTTCCCCCAGATCAGCAACGCCACCGACCGCAAGTACCTGGTCCTGGCGGACCTCGGCTTCTCAG GGCTCTGGACGTTCCTGTGGTTCATTGGCTTCTGTTTCTTGACCAACCAGTGGGCCGGGACACTGGCCACGGATGTGCATGTTGGGGCTGACTCTGCCCGAGCTGCCATCACCTTCAGCTTCTTCTCCATCTTCTCGTGG GGCCTCCTGATCGCCTTTGCTTACAAGAGGTACAAGATGGGGGTAGAGGACTTTGCTCACAACTACGTTGACCCCACCCCAGAGGTCTCAACTCCCTACTCCAGTTACCCAAATGTGAGCCACGACAGCTATCAGCAGCCACCCTTCACCCATACTGCGGACACCTCGGAGGGTTACCAGCCACCGCCAGTGTACTGA
- the AFMID gene encoding kynurenine formamidase isoform X2, translating to MGRWQDMSGEELEEQYSPSRWSPRLDRDAVVEAHVEAVTAGTQMARAATQTLLHVPYGDGDGEKLDVYLPTDPSGTFPVLIYIHGGYWQCLSGVYLCGHSAGAHLAAMVLSTDWAEYGVTPDIKGAVLVSGVYDLEPILHIYVNDALNMSREVAQRNSPMLCVTGAVPAAGACEVLVAVAQHDSPEFRRQSREYCQALRSAGWTVSLLDLAGVDHFDIIERLSQDSYILTEVILNMISRA from the exons ATGGGGAGGTGGCAGGACATGTCCGGGGAG gagctggaggagcagTACTCCCCCAGCCGCTGGTCCCCCCGTCTCGACCGGGACGCCGTGGTTGAGGCCCACGTGGAGGCGGTGACGGCAG GAACCCAGATGGCCCGGGCCGCCACGCAGACCCTGCTGCATGTCCCCTATGGGGACGGCGATGGGGAGAAGCTTGACGTTTATTTGCCCACGGACCCTTCTGGAA CTTTCCCAGTCCTTATCTACATCCACGGTGGATACTGGCAGTGCTTAAG CGGTGTTTACCTGTGTGGACATTCAGCGGGGGCTCACTTGGCAGCCATGGTGTTGTCAACAGACTGGGCAGAGTATGGAGTGACACCTGATATCAAAG GAGCTGTTCTGGTGAGTGGCGTGTATGACCTGGAGCCCATTCTGCACATCTACGTGAACGATGCGCTGAACATGAGCCG GGAGGTCGCCCAGAGGAACAGCCCCATGCTGTGTGTCACCGGAGCGGTGCCTGCGGCTGGGGCCTGCGAAGTGCTTGTGGCCGTGGCGCAGCACGACTCCCCGGAGTTCCGCCGGCAGTCCCGGGAGTACTGCCAG GCTCTGCGTTCGGCTGGCTGGACCGTCTCGCTCTTGGACCTTGCTGGTGTGGATCACTTTGACATCATTGAGAGGTTATCACAGGACAGCTATATCCTGACTGAG GTGATTCTGAACATGATTTCAAGAGCTTGA
- the AFMID gene encoding kynurenine formamidase isoform X1 codes for MGRWQDMSGEELEEQYSPSRWSPRLDRDAVVEAHVEAVTAGTQMARAATQTLLHVPYGDGDGEKLDVYLPTDPSGTFPVLIYIHGGYWQCLSKDVSGFAAPALVSQGIAVVAVGYNIAPKGHMDEMVAQVRRSLAFLVQQYSWISGVYLCGHSAGAHLAAMVLSTDWAEYGVTPDIKGAVLVSGVYDLEPILHIYVNDALNMSREVAQRNSPMLCVTGAVPAAGACEVLVAVAQHDSPEFRRQSREYCQALRSAGWTVSLLDLAGVDHFDIIERLSQDSYILTEVILNMISRA; via the exons ATGGGGAGGTGGCAGGACATGTCCGGGGAG gagctggaggagcagTACTCCCCCAGCCGCTGGTCCCCCCGTCTCGACCGGGACGCCGTGGTTGAGGCCCACGTGGAGGCGGTGACGGCAG GAACCCAGATGGCCCGGGCCGCCACGCAGACCCTGCTGCATGTCCCCTATGGGGACGGCGATGGGGAGAAGCTTGACGTTTATTTGCCCACGGACCCTTCTGGAA CTTTCCCAGTCCTTATCTACATCCACGGTGGATACTGGCAGTGCTTAAG TAAGGATGTCTCGGGTTTCGCAGCCCCCGCGCTGGTGTCACAGGGCATCGCGGTAGTGGCCGTGGGTTACAACATAGCTCCCAAAG GCCACATGGATGAAATGGTGGCCCAGGTGCGGCGCAGCCTCGCTTTCCTGGTGCAGCAGTACTCCTGGATCAG CGGTGTTTACCTGTGTGGACATTCAGCGGGGGCTCACTTGGCAGCCATGGTGTTGTCAACAGACTGGGCAGAGTATGGAGTGACACCTGATATCAAAG GAGCTGTTCTGGTGAGTGGCGTGTATGACCTGGAGCCCATTCTGCACATCTACGTGAACGATGCGCTGAACATGAGCCG GGAGGTCGCCCAGAGGAACAGCCCCATGCTGTGTGTCACCGGAGCGGTGCCTGCGGCTGGGGCCTGCGAAGTGCTTGTGGCCGTGGCGCAGCACGACTCCCCGGAGTTCCGCCGGCAGTCCCGGGAGTACTGCCAG GCTCTGCGTTCGGCTGGCTGGACCGTCTCGCTCTTGGACCTTGCTGGTGTGGATCACTTTGACATCATTGAGAGGTTATCACAGGACAGCTATATCCTGACTGAG GTGATTCTGAACATGATTTCAAGAGCTTGA